TTTCACGGGATTTCAGCCCCATGTCGATATCATCGTCCGGTCTCGGGGAATATTCCAGCGGCCGTAAGCCTGACCAGATCTGGGGAATCTGAAGCCTCAGCATGAGTGTAGAGCTGTCAATCCATGATTTTCCGCTGGGCCACCCGGCCACATTCGGCGGATAAAGGAGCATCTGACCCAATAATTTCTGGTAAACGATCAGGTTTTCAGGATTCCGGATGTCCATCGGAAGCGTCCTCATCATCCCGGCCATGAGTTCAATCGGTGATTTTATCCTGTTACCGATATTTTTCGCCTCATAAAACCAGGAGCTTGAGAAAATCTCAGTCATCAGCTTCCTGATATCGTAATCGGACCGGTAAAAGTTTTCACTCAGCTTTTTAATAATATTTTCATCAGGTATTTCATTGACAAAGAACCTGTAGATCTTTGCCGTGATAAACCGTGAAGCTGCTTCCTGTTCCAGAATGACGTTCAAGGCATCGGTACCGGTAAGGTTGCCGGTTTTTCCGAGAAATGTTTTTAAACCTTCATCATGGAGTTTCTTTCTTTCCGTAAAGTTCCCTTCCTTGTCATAGCCCCATCCGGTAAAAGCCCTGGCGCCTTCCCTGATGTCTTTTTCGGTATAGTTTCCACGTCCCAGTGTGAAAAGTTCCATCACTTCACGCGCAAAATTTTCATTGGGGTGGTCTTTTTTGTTCTGCTGGTTATTCAGGAAACTAAGCATTGCGGGAGCCTGGCTCACTTCAAAAAGCAGGTCTTTGAAATTTCCAAGTGCATGCTTCCGGATGATGTTCAGTATCTGCCTGTTGAATCTGGGGTTCTGTACCCTTGACGCAAAATGCCCATGCCAGAAAAATGCCATTTTTTCCCTCAGCTGTTCCCGGCTGTTTACTATTTTGCCGAGAAAATTAAGGTTCAGTTCCTCATTCTGCCGGCGGTTGATCTTCTGCATCTGCTTTTTCTTTTCGGCAGGAGACTGATCATTCATATAATCAGCTGT
The sequence above is a segment of the Chryseobacterium sp. JJR-5R genome. Coding sequences within it:
- a CDS encoding DUF1800 domain-containing protein, whose product is MKPSLLFINNKHLLWRAGFGAGISQFEDLASKDTETMLGDLMKEEAFTEITYEGSDTDTADYMNDQSPAEKKKQMQKINRRQNEELNLNFLGKIVNSREQLREKMAFFWHGHFASRVQNPRFNRQILNIIRKHALGNFKDLLFEVSQAPAMLSFLNNQQNKKDHPNENFAREVMELFTLGRGNYTEKDIREGARAFTGWGYDKEGNFTERKKLHDEGLKTFLGKTGNLTGTDALNVILEQEAASRFITAKIYRFFVNEIPDENIIKKLSENFYRSDYDIRKLMTEIFSSSWFYEAKNIGNRIKSPIELMAGMMRTLPMDIRNPENLIVYQKLLGQMLLYPPNVAGWPSGKSWIDSSTLMLRLQIPQIWSGLRPLEYSPRPDDDIDMGLKSRETALNKTFKNPNITIDWARVEKVFEGRRVEEYLIQNSKSLDMDSVKNFSDNSLKMNVINIMSTPEYQLM